In Tachysurus fulvidraco isolate hzauxx_2018 chromosome 3, HZAU_PFXX_2.0, whole genome shotgun sequence, a single window of DNA contains:
- the LOC125140851 gene encoding septin-8-like isoform X1 — protein MKDDEQFTHWSSSKKEQQQHKYMKNSKEIKGFLTRYILKTWSLCNSARLQKMAFGEKDEHKPQKTMLIVGETGVGKSTLINAMVNYMLGVESKDRIWFEVIETKEEQSDYQTQEVTVYNLFTEHCPFSLTVIDTPGFGKTEDTGEDLKVAENLLEFLTSSKSVETLDAVCLVVSSSTVRLSERQRYLFNAVLSLFSNDVKKNFVVFITHAPRRPTNSIKAIKDAKIPCAQTRDDEPVYFRFDNSHCENFFVRCDREEETNELIQGFQAAWDLFNTSMDDFLSFVKANKPVSLKNTESVLTHRKQLVEHMISLRKQVKAMQLEHEFEECYKEKVPIDPSTGSSKEAMCCSVCKWNCHYPGCWWVRDLSWCTVMSKNKCTECPGKCHYTTHVKEAKIYETKTRLVKKTLEDVKKNHKNESEENKKRLAKEISKQEKEISRLVEECDKCMHVLQQIALKTDALSTLQDLESLCMEAKKMYGKETVQKLEELKKKAEGKSNMTRL, from the exons ATGAAAGACGACGAACAGTTCACTCATTG GAGCTCCTCAAAGAAGGAACAGCAGCAacataaatatatgaaaaacagcaaagaaataaaaggatTCCTCACCAGATATATTCTAAAAACATGGAGTCTGTGTAACAGTGCAAGACTGCAGAAAATGGCATTTGGTGAAAAAGATGAGCACAAACCTCAGAAAACCATGTTAATAGTTGGAGAAACAGGAGTGGGGAAGTCGACTCTCATCAACGCCATGGTCAACTACATGCTTGGTGTtgagagtaaagacagaatttGGTTTGAGGTCATAGAGACAAAAGAAGAGCAGTCTGATTATCAGACTCAAGAGGTCACAGTGTATAACTTGTTTACTGAACACTGCCCGTTCTCTCTGACCGTCATCGACACGCCTGGGTTCGGAAAAACAGAAGACACAGGCGAGGATTTAAAAGTAGCTGAAAATTTACTCGAGTTCCTGACATCCAGTAAAAGTGTCGAGACACTTGATGCCGTGTGTCTCGTGGTGTCGTCCAGCACTGTCCGACTCAGTGAAAGACAGCGCTATCTTTTTAATGCTGTTCTCTCCTTATTCAGCAATGACGTGAAGAAAAACTTTGTTGTGTTCATCACACATGCACCAAGAAGGCCTACAAATTCTATCAAAGCCATTAAAGATGCCAAGATCCCATGCGCTCAGACTAGAGATGACGAGCCGGTGTATTTCAGGTTCGATAACAGTCACTGTGAGAACTTTTTTGTGAGATGCGACCGTGAAGAAGAAACCAATGAACTGATTCAAGGTTTTCAGGCAGCATGGGATCTGTTCAACACGAGCATGGACGACTTTCTATCTTTCGTAAAGGCGAACAAACCTGTAAGTCTGAAGAACACTGAAAGTGTGCTGACACACCGTAAGCAGCTGGTGGAACACATGATCAGTTTAAGAAAACAGGTCAAAGCAATGCAGCTTGAACATGAATTTGAAGAGTGCTACAAAGAAAAAGTACCAATTGACCCGTCAACGGGTTCGAGCAAAGAGGCtatgtgctgtagtgtgtgtaagtggaaCTGTCATTATCCAGGATGCTGGTGGGTCCGAGATCTTTCCTGGTGTACTGTCATGTCCAAGAATAAATGCACAGAGTGTCCAGGAAAGTGTCACTACACTACGCATGTTAAAGAGGCAAAAATCTATGAGACAAAGACCAGGCTGGTCAAGAAGACTTTAGAAGATGTGAAAAAGAACCACAAGAATGAGTCTGAGGAGAATAAGAAACGACTAGCGAAAGAAAtatcaaaacaagaaaaagaaataagcagACTGGTGGAAGAGTGCGATAAATGTATGCACGTCCTGCAGCAGATCGCCTTAAAGACCGATGCTCTGTCTACACTTCAGGATCTGGAGTCCCTGTGTATGGAAGCAAAGAAAATGTATGGGAAGGAAACAGTACAGAAACTTGAAGAACTGAAGAAAAAGGCTGAGGGGAAGTCCAACATGACTAGACTGTAG
- the LOC125140851 gene encoding septin-8-like isoform X2, translating to MKNSKEIKGFLTRYILKTWSLCNSARLQKMAFGEKDEHKPQKTMLIVGETGVGKSTLINAMVNYMLGVESKDRIWFEVIETKEEQSDYQTQEVTVYNLFTEHCPFSLTVIDTPGFGKTEDTGEDLKVAENLLEFLTSSKSVETLDAVCLVVSSSTVRLSERQRYLFNAVLSLFSNDVKKNFVVFITHAPRRPTNSIKAIKDAKIPCAQTRDDEPVYFRFDNSHCENFFVRCDREEETNELIQGFQAAWDLFNTSMDDFLSFVKANKPVSLKNTESVLTHRKQLVEHMISLRKQVKAMQLEHEFEECYKEKVPIDPSTGSSKEAMCCSVCKWNCHYPGCWWVRDLSWCTVMSKNKCTECPGKCHYTTHVKEAKIYETKTRLVKKTLEDVKKNHKNESEENKKRLAKEISKQEKEISRLVEECDKCMHVLQQIALKTDALSTLQDLESLCMEAKKMYGKETVQKLEELKKKAEGKSNMTRL from the coding sequence atgaaaaacagcaaagaaataaaaggatTCCTCACCAGATATATTCTAAAAACATGGAGTCTGTGTAACAGTGCAAGACTGCAGAAAATGGCATTTGGTGAAAAAGATGAGCACAAACCTCAGAAAACCATGTTAATAGTTGGAGAAACAGGAGTGGGGAAGTCGACTCTCATCAACGCCATGGTCAACTACATGCTTGGTGTtgagagtaaagacagaatttGGTTTGAGGTCATAGAGACAAAAGAAGAGCAGTCTGATTATCAGACTCAAGAGGTCACAGTGTATAACTTGTTTACTGAACACTGCCCGTTCTCTCTGACCGTCATCGACACGCCTGGGTTCGGAAAAACAGAAGACACAGGCGAGGATTTAAAAGTAGCTGAAAATTTACTCGAGTTCCTGACATCCAGTAAAAGTGTCGAGACACTTGATGCCGTGTGTCTCGTGGTGTCGTCCAGCACTGTCCGACTCAGTGAAAGACAGCGCTATCTTTTTAATGCTGTTCTCTCCTTATTCAGCAATGACGTGAAGAAAAACTTTGTTGTGTTCATCACACATGCACCAAGAAGGCCTACAAATTCTATCAAAGCCATTAAAGATGCCAAGATCCCATGCGCTCAGACTAGAGATGACGAGCCGGTGTATTTCAGGTTCGATAACAGTCACTGTGAGAACTTTTTTGTGAGATGCGACCGTGAAGAAGAAACCAATGAACTGATTCAAGGTTTTCAGGCAGCATGGGATCTGTTCAACACGAGCATGGACGACTTTCTATCTTTCGTAAAGGCGAACAAACCTGTAAGTCTGAAGAACACTGAAAGTGTGCTGACACACCGTAAGCAGCTGGTGGAACACATGATCAGTTTAAGAAAACAGGTCAAAGCAATGCAGCTTGAACATGAATTTGAAGAGTGCTACAAAGAAAAAGTACCAATTGACCCGTCAACGGGTTCGAGCAAAGAGGCtatgtgctgtagtgtgtgtaagtggaaCTGTCATTATCCAGGATGCTGGTGGGTCCGAGATCTTTCCTGGTGTACTGTCATGTCCAAGAATAAATGCACAGAGTGTCCAGGAAAGTGTCACTACACTACGCATGTTAAAGAGGCAAAAATCTATGAGACAAAGACCAGGCTGGTCAAGAAGACTTTAGAAGATGTGAAAAAGAACCACAAGAATGAGTCTGAGGAGAATAAGAAACGACTAGCGAAAGAAAtatcaaaacaagaaaaagaaataagcagACTGGTGGAAGAGTGCGATAAATGTATGCACGTCCTGCAGCAGATCGCCTTAAAGACCGATGCTCTGTCTACACTTCAGGATCTGGAGTCCCTGTGTATGGAAGCAAAGAAAATGTATGGGAAGGAAACAGTACAGAAACTTGAAGAACTGAAGAAAAAGGCTGAGGGGAAGTCCAACATGACTAGACTGTAG
- the LOC113647901 gene encoding uncharacterized protein LOC113647901 translates to MSFNMQQRTLQISCERGDAHSRGAAISTGRFQLAQIFMHSWTDRWKSASGGLAENSGSCRSLSNPQANPDLHLDLNTSNQILIMAQFPCSSQRNEETKKQLHKIKAESILLKGFITRYILNSRTVIDGERLKKVTFGEKRMDKPHKTMLIVGETGVGKSTLINAMVNYMLGVESKDRIWFEVIETKEEQSGSQTHAVTVYDVFTEHCPFSLTVIDTPGFGSTEGINEDLIVAEGLHELFKYKDGVDELNVVCLVISSSTVRLTERLHYVFNAVLSLFGNDVEKNIVLFVTHAPTKPTNAIKVIKQSKVPCALIAKGDPVYFRFDNGHCEDFNNEEISDNYQASWNLLNTTMENFLSFLQELKPINLKITEAVLKKRKQLTSSIFGIKDKIIQTEQKQKELEQTKEALKEHEKKGDKDNWEYYVDEPYKAKESIKYSLWNMFTTKAMCCRVCEVNCHYPGCWWVSDLSKCSMMSEGKCTHCGCPVSNHVKEGKIYVPKTRRVKKTKEDLKKKYEIKSGEIKTLMSRIENDMRKMENEKIRLVEECYECVVLMEEIALKSDSVFTLQHMDFLIEKVKETGNTARVLKLQEMKNKMEEKSAKALAVLKSLQ, encoded by the exons ATGTCATTCAATATGCAGCAGAGAACTTTACAGATTTCCTGTGAACGCGGTGACGCTCACAGTCGAGGTGCTGCGATATCCACAGGCAGATTTCAACTCGCTCAAATTTTTATGCATTCGTGGACGGACAGGTGGAAAAGTGCATCAGGAG GTTTAGCTGAAAATTCAGGGTCCTGCAGAAGCCTCAGCAACCCCCAAGCAAACCCCGATTTACATCTAGATCTCAATACCAGCAACCAGATACTAATCATGGCACAGTTTCCTTGTTCATCTCAAAG GAATGAAGAAACGAAAAAACAGCTACATAAAATCAAAGCAGAAAGCATCTTACTAAAAGGGTTCATCACCAGATATATTCTTAACTCCAGGACTGTAATTGATGGTGAAAGACTGAAGAAAGTGACATTTGGAGAAAAACGTATGGATAAACCTCATAAAACCATGTTAATAGTTGGAGAAACAGGAGTGGGGAAGTCAACTCTCATCAACGCCATGGTCAACTACATGCTTGGTGTtgagagtaaagacagaatttGGTTTGAGGTCATAGAGACAAAAGAAGAGCAGTCTGGTTCTCAGACTCATGCAGTCACGGTATATGACGTGTTTACAGAACACTGCCCATTTTCTCTGACCGTCATCGACACGCCTGGGTTCGGAAGCACAGAAGGAATAAATGAGGATTTGATTGTTGCTGAAGGTCTTCACGAGTTATTCAAATATAAAGATGGAGTTGATGAACTTAACGTCGTGTGTCTGGTGATTTCATCCAGCACCGTTCGACTTACTGAAAGGCTGCACTATGTTTTCAATGCAGTTCTCTCCTTATTTGGCAATGATGTGGAGAAAAACATAGTGCTGTTTGTCACACATGCACCAACAAAGCCTACAAATGCCATTAAAGTCATCAAGCAGTCCAAAGTCCCATGTGCTCTGATTGCTAAAGGAGACCCGGTGTATTTCAGGTTCGACAACGGTCACTGTGAAGACTTTAATAATGAGGAAATATCAGATAATTATCAAGCTTCATGGAATCTGTTGAACACAACCATGGAGaactttctctcatttctgcaAGAACTTAAACCCATAAACCTGAAGATAACTGAAGCAGTGCTGAAAAAACGCAAACAACTGACTTCATCCATCTTTGGTATAAAGGATAAGATCatacagacagaacagaaacagaaagagctCGAGCAGACGAAAGAGGCTTTAAAGGAACATGAGAAAAAAGGTGACAAAGATAACTGGGAATATTACGTGGATGAACCTTACAAGGCAAAAGAATCTATAAAATACAGCTTGTGGAACATGTTCACCACAAAAGCCATGTGCTGTCGAGTCTGTGAGGTGAACTGCCATTATCCAGGATGCTGGTGGGTCAGTGATCTCTCAAAGTGTAGCATGATGTCTGAGGGGAAGTGCACACATTGTGGGTGTCCCGTTAGTAATCATGTTAAAGAGGGCAAAATCTATGTGCCGAAGACAAGGAGGGTGAAGAAGACTAAGGAAGATCTGAAAAAGAAATATGAGATCAAGTCTGGAGAGATCAAGACTTTGATGAGTAGAATAGAGAATGATATGAGAAAAATGGAAAACGAGAAGATCCGCCTGGTGGAGGAATGTTATGAGTGTGTTGTCTTGATGGAGGAGATCGCCTTGAAGAGTGACTCTGTGTTTACACTGCAGCATATGGACTTCCTGATTGAGAAAGTGAAGGAAACCGGAAACACAGCTCGAGTGCTTAAACTTCaagagatgaaaaataaaatggaggAAAAATCAGCAAAGGCATTGGCTGTTTTAAAATCCCTGCAATAA
- the LOC125140867 gene encoding septin-8-like isoform X1, with product MDRWKSASGDARQRAMKDDEQFTHWSSSKKEQQQHKYMKNSKEIKGFLTRYILKTWTLWTGTRLQKMAFGEKDEHEPQKTMLIVGETGVGKSTLINAMVNYMLGVESRIWFEVIETKEEQSDYQTHTVTMYNLFTEHCPFSLTVIDTPGFGKTEDSDEDLKVAENLLEFLRNSESVETLDAVCLVVSSSTVRLSERQRYVFNAVLSLFSNDVKKNFVVFITHAPRKPTNSIKAIKDAKIPCAQTRDDEPVYFRFDNSHCENFFVRCDREEETDELIQGFQAAWDLFNTSMDDFLSFVRANKPVSLKNTESVLTHRKQLVEHMISLREQVKAMQLEHEFEECYKEKVPIDPSTGSSKEAMCCSVCKWNCHYPGCWWVRDLSWCTVMSKNKCTECPGKCH from the exons ATGGACAGGTGGAAAAGTGCATCAGGAG aCGCTAGACAAAGAGCCATGAAAGACGACGAACAGTTCACTCATTG GAGCTCCTCAAAGAAGGAACAGCAGCAacataaatatatgaaaaacagcaaagaaataaaaggatTCCTCACCAGATATATTCTAAAAACATGGACTCTGTGGACAGGTACAAGACTGCAGAAAATGGCATTTGGTGAAAAAGATGAGCACGAACCTCAGAAAACCATGTTAATAGTTGGAGAAACAGGAGTGGGGAAGTCGACTCTCATCAACGCCATGGTCAACTACATGCTTGGTGTTGAGAGTAGAATTTGGTTTGAGGTCATAGAGACAAAAGAAGAGCAGTCTGATTATCAGACTCACACAGTCACGATGTATAACTTGTTTACTGAACACTGCCCTTTCTCTCTGACCGTCATCGACACGCCTGGGTTCGGAAAAACAGAAGATTCAGATGAGGATTTAAAAGTAGCTGAAAATTTACTCGAGTTCCTGAGAAACAGTGAAAGTGTCGAGACACTTGATGCCGTGTGTCTCGTGGTGTCGTCCAGCACTGTCCGACTCAGTGAAAGACAGCGCTATGTTTTTAACGCTGTTCTCTCCTTATTCAGCAACGACGTGAAGAAAAACTTTGTTGTGTTCATCACACATGCACCAAGAAAGCCTACAAATTCTATCAAAGCCATCAAAGATGCCAAGATCCCATGCGCTCAGACTAGAGATGACGAGCCGGTGTATTTCAGGTTCGATAACAGTCACTGTGAGAACTTTTTTGTGAGATGCGACCGTGAAGAAGAAACCGATGAACTGATTCAAGGTTTTCAGGCAGCATGGGATCTGTTCAACACGAGCATGGACGACTTTCTATCTTTCGTAAGGGCGAACAAACCTGTAAGTCTGAAGAACACTGAAAGTGTGCTGACACACCGTAAGCAGCTGGTGGAACACATGATCAGTTTAAGAGAACAGGTCAAAGCAATGCAGCTTGAACATGAATTTGAAGAGTGCTACAAAGAAAAAGTACCAATTGACCCGTCAACGGGTTCGAGCAAAGAGGCtatgtgctgtagtgtgtgtaagtggaaCTGTCATTATCCAGGATGCTGGTGGGTTCGAGATCTTTCCTGGTGTACTGTCATGTCCAAGAATAAATGCACAGAGTGTCCAGGAAAGTGTCACTAG
- the LOC125140867 gene encoding septin-8-like isoform X2, whose product MKNSKEIKGFLTRYILKTWTLWTGTRLQKMAFGEKDEHEPQKTMLIVGETGVGKSTLINAMVNYMLGVESRIWFEVIETKEEQSDYQTHTVTMYNLFTEHCPFSLTVIDTPGFGKTEDSDEDLKVAENLLEFLRNSESVETLDAVCLVVSSSTVRLSERQRYVFNAVLSLFSNDVKKNFVVFITHAPRKPTNSIKAIKDAKIPCAQTRDDEPVYFRFDNSHCENFFVRCDREEETDELIQGFQAAWDLFNTSMDDFLSFVRANKPVSLKNTESVLTHRKQLVEHMISLREQVKAMQLEHEFEECYKEKVPIDPSTGSSKEAMCCSVCKWNCHYPGCWWVRDLSWCTVMSKNKCTECPGKCH is encoded by the coding sequence atgaaaaacagcaaagaaataaaaggatTCCTCACCAGATATATTCTAAAAACATGGACTCTGTGGACAGGTACAAGACTGCAGAAAATGGCATTTGGTGAAAAAGATGAGCACGAACCTCAGAAAACCATGTTAATAGTTGGAGAAACAGGAGTGGGGAAGTCGACTCTCATCAACGCCATGGTCAACTACATGCTTGGTGTTGAGAGTAGAATTTGGTTTGAGGTCATAGAGACAAAAGAAGAGCAGTCTGATTATCAGACTCACACAGTCACGATGTATAACTTGTTTACTGAACACTGCCCTTTCTCTCTGACCGTCATCGACACGCCTGGGTTCGGAAAAACAGAAGATTCAGATGAGGATTTAAAAGTAGCTGAAAATTTACTCGAGTTCCTGAGAAACAGTGAAAGTGTCGAGACACTTGATGCCGTGTGTCTCGTGGTGTCGTCCAGCACTGTCCGACTCAGTGAAAGACAGCGCTATGTTTTTAACGCTGTTCTCTCCTTATTCAGCAACGACGTGAAGAAAAACTTTGTTGTGTTCATCACACATGCACCAAGAAAGCCTACAAATTCTATCAAAGCCATCAAAGATGCCAAGATCCCATGCGCTCAGACTAGAGATGACGAGCCGGTGTATTTCAGGTTCGATAACAGTCACTGTGAGAACTTTTTTGTGAGATGCGACCGTGAAGAAGAAACCGATGAACTGATTCAAGGTTTTCAGGCAGCATGGGATCTGTTCAACACGAGCATGGACGACTTTCTATCTTTCGTAAGGGCGAACAAACCTGTAAGTCTGAAGAACACTGAAAGTGTGCTGACACACCGTAAGCAGCTGGTGGAACACATGATCAGTTTAAGAGAACAGGTCAAAGCAATGCAGCTTGAACATGAATTTGAAGAGTGCTACAAAGAAAAAGTACCAATTGACCCGTCAACGGGTTCGAGCAAAGAGGCtatgtgctgtagtgtgtgtaagtggaaCTGTCATTATCCAGGATGCTGGTGGGTTCGAGATCTTTCCTGGTGTACTGTCATGTCCAAGAATAAATGCACAGAGTGTCCAGGAAAGTGTCACTAG